The following is a genomic window from Desulfuromonas sp..
GTCGTCGATGACCAGCAGCTTGCGGTGATTGCGCAGGTTGAGATGAACTCCCCTGCGGGTCAGAGAGGGAGGGAGAAAGCGGGCGAGCCGGACCGGGCCGCCGCGCAGCAGGCGGCCGATCGTCGGCAGGGAGTAGCGCTCCCCCAGGGCATCGACCAGAACCCGCACGTCCAGGCCCCGCTCCGCCGCGGCCCGAAGGGCATCGGCGAACCTGCGCCCGGTTGCGTCGGTATCGAAAATGTAGGTGGAAAGGCAGATGCTGCACTCTGCGGCCGCGATCGCCTCCAGCATGGCCGGATAGGCCTCTTCGCCGTTGTGCAGGGGGGTCACGCGGTTCCCCGGCAACAGGTAACGCCGGGTGACCGCATCGGCGAGGCTCACCAGGGAAGCGAAGTTCTCAGCCCCGAAGGGAGGCTTCCGGGCCATCTCGGCGCGCCGGGCGCCCTGGTCCGACTCGCTCCAGTAGCGCCGCCTCTGCCAGTTCCGGGCCCGGGTGCGGATCCGGTTGACCCCCAGCAGCCAGTAGAAGGCAGGCCCCGCCCCGGGGAAGAGGAGGCAGAGGACGATCCAACCGAGGGCGGCGCGGGGGTCGCGCTTGTGGAGCAGGGCGTGACCGGCGGAGAGCAGCCCGATCAGGGTCAAGACGATCCAGAGCAGCAGATCGAGCATGGTGCCTCCCGAAGATAGCCGGTTTCAGCGGTCGGGGATTCGGGGATCCAGGGTCGCGAAGCGCGGTGGCCGAGCCGTCACGCTTTCGCGGGGCGGCGCCGGCTCAGCGCAGGCTGGTGGCGCATCGTGGGCAGGTGAGCATGCTGGTCGAGGGGACTTTGTGGCCGCAGGTCGGGCAGTTGAACCAGTACCGGCAGTGCCGGCACTGAGGGTCGGAGAGCCCCTGCTTTTTTTTGCACTTGGGGCATTGTCGGTACATCTTGCGATGTTCGACATAGTCTTCGAAAAGAAGGCCGCAGCGGGGGCACTTCTCGGCGTTCCCCTTGCGGATCTCGGCGCCGCAGCTCGGCGACGGGCAGAGGAAAACCGCCTTGCAGCCCTTGCAGAAGTACTTCCCCTTTTTTTCCTCCTTGCACACCGGACATTTATCCATGATAAGCCTCACCCGCTCCTTGGCACTGTTTCATTCGAGTTTTAATCTTAACACGTCCGGGGCAAAACCCAAGCCCGTGCCCTCCAGCAAAAAAGCCGGGCCCCAGAAGGACCCGGCCCGTTGCCCCCTTGCGGGAGAAATCAGTCGATTCTGTTGAAGGCGCTCTTGGCGGCTCCGCAGATCTCGCAGGGCCCCTCCGGTTCGCCCTCGAGGGTGTGGCCGCAGACCTTGCAGACGTAGTAGTCGACCTCCGCGTTGCTCCCCAGGGCGTCGAGCGCCTTCTGGTAGAGGCCCGCGTGCACCTCCTCCACCTTGTTGGCAAAGGTGAAGCTCCTCAGGGCGACGTCGAACCCTTCGCTCGCCGCCTCCTCGATCATCCGGGGGTACATGGCGGTAAATTCGTGGGTCTCCCCGCCGATCGCCTCCAGAAGGTTGTCCCGGGTGGACCTGATGCCCTCCAGGGCCCTCAGGTGGGCGTGGGCGTGGACGGTTTCGGCCTCGGCGGCCGCCCGGAAGAGCTTGGCCACCTGGGCGTGGCCTTCCTGCTCGGCCTTCTTGGCAAAAGCCAGGTACTTGCGATTGGCCTGGGACTCGCCGGCAAAGGCCTCTTCGAGATTCCCCTCGGTCTTGCTTCCCTTCAGATCCGCCATGATGTCCTCTCCTTGGAATGATTCAGCTATGCCCCCATCGGGCAAAACATGGGAAATGCCTGCCATTTTACTCCCCGGGCCCGGTGTGTCAAACCCGATTTTCCGGGGCCTCAAAGGTTCAGGTAGGGCCGCAGGTAGCGGCCGGTGTGGGAGGCGCTGCAGCGGGCCACGTCCTCGGGGGTGCCGCAGGCCACGATCTCGCCGCCGCGGCTGCCGCCTTCGGGGCCGAGGTCGATGAGGTGGTCGGCGGTCTTGATCACGTCGAGGTTGTGCTCGATGACCACCACGGTGTTG
Proteins encoded in this region:
- a CDS encoding rubrerythrin family protein, giving the protein MADLKGSKTEGNLEEAFAGESQANRKYLAFAKKAEQEGHAQVAKLFRAAAEAETVHAHAHLRALEGIRSTRDNLLEAIGGETHEFTAMYPRMIEEAASEGFDVALRSFTFANKVEEVHAGLYQKALDALGSNAEVDYYVCKVCGHTLEGEPEGPCEICGAAKSAFNRID